A region from the Campylobacter magnus genome encodes:
- a CDS encoding DNA translocase FtsK 4TM domain-containing protein: MRLSIFLLCVFILLFVGISSAMPNADFVGGVGSFIGFFNRDFFGSFGIIYPFALLYPAWKIYKYHHHFSWNLGSGIAGGLLLFLSVLLALAMLKPSFAGLFGVFVLDILKGYIGTLGALLCSLAGIIIGFSLSFGKRLDTVILEAFAKAKKDAKSLKPASKPAAPAPSTQNIIKPRTAPKIKKAKSTDELQSYKNALETNEYNEQNSAQNSADEKLEFQDKNLEFPNEKLEFPNENLEFQEQKLEFQNENVEFPNENLEFPDENAPKITATGVEILSEVAENKELLAQIEKGHQEAPKDFKLPSLDFLAQAPKKRKGVSESEIDSKIADLLEKLRKFKIDGDVIRTYSGPVVTTFEFKPAPNVPVRKILNLQDDLAMALRAQTIRIQAPIPGKDVVGIEIPNSDIETIYLREVLESEIFSTAKSELTIALGKDIVGAPFVTDLKKLPHLLIAGTTGSGKSVGINAMLLSLLYRNSPQTLRLIMIDPKMLEFSMYEGIPHLLTPVITEAKKAVNVLENLVSEMERRYKLMAASKTKNIESYNAKMKEQGEASLPFIVVIIDELADLMMTSGKDVEFSIGRLAQMARASGIHLIVATQRPSVDVVTGLIKANLPSRISYRVGQKIDSKVILDQLGAESLLGRGDMLFTPPGSPGLVRLHAPFASEAEIETIVEFLKEQGEALYDESFLSDGKDTSAGLGGSASGEVDELFEQAKEVILSERKTSISYLQRRLTIGYNRAANIIEQLQNAGFLSEPNAKGQREIL, encoded by the coding sequence TTGAGACTTTCTATTTTTTTGCTTTGTGTGTTTATTTTGCTCTTTGTCGGTATTTCATCAGCTATGCCAAATGCCGATTTTGTAGGCGGCGTGGGTTCATTTATCGGCTTTTTTAACAGAGATTTTTTTGGCTCTTTTGGCATTATTTATCCTTTTGCTTTGCTTTATCCTGCGTGGAAAATTTACAAATATCATCATCATTTTAGCTGGAATCTAGGCTCAGGCATTGCTGGTGGGCTGCTGCTATTTCTTTCAGTTCTTTTAGCACTTGCCATGCTAAAACCTAGTTTTGCTGGGCTTTTTGGCGTTTTTGTTTTAGATATTTTAAAAGGCTATATAGGTACGCTTGGTGCGCTGCTTTGCTCTCTTGCTGGCATTATTATAGGCTTTAGCCTTTCTTTTGGCAAAAGGCTTGATACTGTGATACTTGAAGCCTTTGCCAAGGCAAAAAAAGACGCCAAGTCTCTAAAACCAGCTAGCAAGCCTGCTGCACCTGCGCCAAGCACGCAAAATATCATAAAGCCTAGGACTGCTCCAAAAATCAAAAAAGCCAAAAGCACAGATGAACTACAATCATATAAAAACGCCCTAGAAACAAACGAATATAACGAGCAAAATTCTGCTCAAAATTCCGCTGATGAAAAACTAGAATTCCAAGATAAAAATCTAGAATTCCCTAATGAAAAACTAGAATTCCCTAATGAAAATCTAGAATTCCAAGAACAAAAACTAGAATTCCAAAATGAAAATGTAGAATTTCCTAATGAGAATTTAGAATTCCCTGATGAAAACGCCCCAAAAATCACCGCCACCGGCGTAGAAATCCTAAGCGAAGTAGCAGAAAATAAAGAACTTCTAGCCCAAATAGAAAAAGGCCATCAAGAAGCCCCAAAGGACTTTAAACTTCCAAGCCTAGATTTTCTAGCCCAAGCACCAAAAAAGCGCAAAGGCGTAAGCGAGAGCGAGATAGATAGCAAAATCGCTGATTTGCTTGAAAAGCTTCGCAAGTTCAAAATAGACGGAGATGTGATCCGCACATACTCAGGGCCAGTTGTTACTACCTTTGAGTTTAAGCCTGCGCCAAATGTCCCTGTGCGAAAAATCCTAAATCTCCAAGACGATCTAGCCATGGCTTTAAGAGCGCAAACTATACGCATCCAAGCCCCAATCCCAGGCAAAGATGTAGTAGGCATAGAGATACCAAATAGCGATATAGAGACGATTTACCTGCGCGAAGTACTAGAAAGCGAGATTTTTAGCACCGCAAAAAGCGAACTAACAATAGCGCTTGGCAAGGATATAGTTGGCGCGCCTTTTGTAACTGATCTTAAAAAACTACCGCATTTGCTAATTGCAGGCACAACCGGCTCAGGCAAAAGCGTAGGCATAAACGCAATGCTTTTAAGCCTTTTATACCGCAATAGCCCACAAACCCTGCGCCTAATCATGATAGATCCAAAAATGCTGGAGTTTTCAATGTATGAGGGAATTCCACACCTGCTAACGCCAGTCATAACCGAGGCAAAAAAGGCTGTAAATGTGCTAGAAAATCTAGTCTCTGAAATGGAGCGTCGCTACAAGCTCATGGCTGCTAGCAAGACCAAAAACATAGAAAGCTACAACGCAAAAATGAAAGAACAAGGCGAGGCGAGCTTGCCTTTTATCGTAGTTATCATTGATGAGCTAGCTGATCTTATGATGACATCTGGCAAGGATGTGGAGTTTAGCATAGGTCGCCTAGCCCAGATGGCGCGCGCTAGTGGCATACACCTGATAGTAGCCACACAGCGCCCTAGCGTAGATGTAGTAACTGGGCTAATCAAAGCAAACCTGCCAAGCCGCATAAGCTACAGAGTAGGGCAAAAAATAGACAGCAAAGTAATACTAGACCAACTAGGAGCTGAGAGCCTACTGGGGCGTGGAGATATGCTCTTTACACCACCTGGCAGCCCTGGGCTAGTGCGGCTGCACGCGCCATTTGCCAGCGAGGCTGAGATAGAGACTATAGTGGAGTTTTTAAAAGAACAAGGTGAGGCGCTTTATGATGAGAGCTTTTTAAGCGATGGCAAAGATACTAGCGCAGGCTTAGGGGGTAGTGCTAGTGGCGAGGTAGATGAGCTTTTTGAACAGGCAAAAGAAGTGATTTTAAGCGAGAGAAAAACATCTATTAGCTACCTTCAGCGCCGCCTTACCATAGGCTATAATAGAGCTGCAAATATAATCGAACAGCTTCAAAACGCAGGCTTTTTAAGTGAGCCAAATGCTAAGGGACAAAGAGAAATTCTCTAG